Within the Paenibacillus pabuli genome, the region CTATTCATTTGGCCTCGCTTCTGCGGGTTCGATGATCTTCCTGGTTCTGCTGGCCTTACTGACGTTTGTGCAGTTCAAGGCACTGCGTGCCGACCGGGTAAGCTATTGATGCCGGAACGTGCTCGCACAAGAGGCAGAAGGGAGTTCACATGTTTCTTAAATGGTTCAATCGCCTGATATTGTTGGTGTACGCGCTGCTGATTATCGTGCCGCTGTACTTCGTATTTGTATCCTCATTCAAAACAAGCAGCAACTTCTTCACCAGTCCATTCAGCTGGCCTGATCCGTTTACCTGGGATAACGTTACGGGCATGTTTCGTAATCAGCCGATGTGGCAGTATTTCGGAAACAGTCTTGTCGTTACACTGGGTACAGTTGTGATTGAACTGCTGCTGAGCAGCATGATTGCATACGCCATTGTCCGCTGGGGCGGAAGTGTGGGCAAGATTGTGTTTGGCCTGTTTGTGGCAGGCCTTATTGTTCCTTCCCAGGTCAGTATGCTGCCGATCTACTCCCTTACACGCACGCTGGGATGGTCGGACAGTCTAACGGGCCTGATCATTGTATCGGCTGCAATGCTGATGCCTGTCTCCGTATTTATGCTGACAGGTTTCATGCGCATGCTGAATGCCGAAATTCTGGAGGCGGGCAGCATGGATGGAGCGAGCGAGTGGCGTCTCTACACCCGGATTGCGCTGCCGCTGGCTGCGCCTTCACTTGCGGCTACAGCTACGTTTCTGCTGGTCATGGTGTGGAATGATCTGCTCATTCCGATGCTCATGCTCAGCAGCAAGTCCAAGCTAACGTTACCACTCGCACTGATGCAGTTCCGCGGGGAGTATGTGACGAACTATCCGATGATGCTGACAGGAGTGCTGGTGACAGCCATTCCGATGATTGTGCTGTTCATTTTGCTCCAGCGTTATTTTGTTGCAGGTCTGACAGCAGGTTCACTCAAGGGGTGAGCTATTGGAAGGTGACGTGGAGAAGAGCGTATTTTTCATTGATTTCTGGATCATTCTGCATAATAATGGTTTAGTGTCAGAATGACTACATAGAGATCAAGGAGCTATCGTTATGACTAAACTGGAAGTGTTGCGGAATCCCAAGCAGCGCAAGCTGCTGTTCAGTGCCGGGATGAGCTGGCTGTTTGATGCGATGGAAGTCGGCATGATCTCCTTCATTGTGGCAGCTCTTGCCAAGGAATGGAGTCTCAGTCCCGGACAAGTCGGTGTGCTGACCAGTATCAACTCCATCGGTATGGCGCTGGGTGCATTACTTGCGGGTGCACTGGCTGACCGTTTTGGCCGGAAGGCCATTTTGATGTGGACCCTGTTGATCTTCACGATTGCGAGTGGTTTGTCTGCACTGGCAACCGGCTTTGCCGTCCTGTGCGTACTGCGCCTGATTGCAGGGATTGGACTCGGTGGCGAGCTGCCTGTAGCCTCCACACTGGTATCGGAGTCCATGCCGACGGCAGAACGCGGGCGTGCCGTCGTGCTGCTGGAGAGTTTCTGGGCAGGAGGCTGGATTGTATCGGCGCTCATTGCCAACTTTGTCATCCCGGAATACGGCTGGAGAATTGCATTTGCCATTGGTGCCGTTCCGGCATTCTACGCGCTGTATCTGCGCCGTGTCATTCAGGACCCGCCGCGTTACAAGCAAAACAAGGCCATCCGGAAGACGACGTTCAGGGAGAAAGTGGCTGCAGTCTGGTCTGCTCCGCATCGCCGGACAACCATCATGCTCTGGATCTTGTGGTTTACGGTAATTTTCTCCTATTATGGCATGTTCCTGTGGCTGCCTTCCGTCGTGATGGCCAAAGGTTTCACACTGGTCAAAAGCTTTCAGTACGTGCTGATTATGACGTTGGCACAGCTGCCAGGTTACTTTACAGCGGCTTATTTTATCGAGCGGTACGGGCGTAAATTCGTCCTGGTCGTTTATCTTACACTGACGGCAGTGAGTGCGATTGCTTTTGGTTTGGCAACAACCGAAGCGGCGATTCTCACTGCAGGCATCTGTCTTTCTTTCTTCAATCTGGGGGCATGGGGCGGTCTGTACGCGTATAGTCCGGAACTATATCCAGATTCGGTTCGTTCGACAGGTGTGGGTCTTGCCACATCGGTGGGCCGCATCGGGGGCGTACTTGCTCCATTGATGGTCGGCATGCTGGTTCAGCGTGAGGTGGCCATCAGCCTGATTTTCACGATTTTCTTCGTGACGATCCTGATTGGCGCAGCGGCTGTACTGTTCCTCGGCCGGGAAACGAAGGGTCAGGAACTGGCAGAGTAGATGTAAATAAATTCAAGCGCAACTTTTGTGCGGGTCTGCCTGCCTACGGAAATAGAGGCTGGACAAGCGGCATAAGGTTGATACAAGAAGAGGCATTGCCCTGATATGACCATGGGCTCATGCCTCTTTTTGCTATATTCAAGGCCCTGTTTTTCATGCTCCATCGGTCCGATAGACGGCACTTTGGCTATATCCTATAATGACACTCGGGATGTCCATAAGGGAGGGTTCAGGGGAAGATATGGAGTCTGGACTCAGAATAATGGAGGTTAATTGAATCATGAAAAACGATATTAAAATGGATCAAACGATTAAAATGAATGAAAAGAATAATGCGAGTGGAACAAAAAGTGCCAATGAACTGATTAAAGCTTATAGGTTAGAATTAAGTAAAAGTGCTGGAAACATGGAACCTATCACCGTGAGTCGGGCAGTAACTCATCAGAGGGGGAAAAAGGCTGGCAAAAGAGCAAGACGAGTCAGTGTGCTTCTCGGTGCCTTCGCGATGGCTCTCGGTCTCACGATGGCAGCTCCGTCTGCGGGAGCACAGAAGCTGGAACAGGGCGTTCAAAGTGAGCATGTGCTGCAATTGCAGGAGCAATTAAGTGATCTGGGATACTTCAATGCCGGATTGACCGGATATTACGGTTCCATTACCAAAAACGCTGTACGCAAGTTTCAGCAAGCTCAGGGGCTGAGCGCGGATGGGATTGCAGGTCCGGTAACACTGAACAGGTTGAACAAAAAGGCAAAAGCCGAAGGTGAGACGCTGCGTCAGTTGGCTAAGCTGATCCACGGGGAAGCGCGCGGGGAATCCTTTGAAGGACAGGTTGCTGTAGGGGCCGTCGTCTTGAATCGTGTGCAGTCGGACGCATTCCCATCATCCATTCCGCAGGTGATTTTCCAGAAAGGGCAGTTCACTGCAATTGACGATGGTCAGTTCAATCAAAAGCCGACGCAGACGTCCTACCGGGCAGCCCGTAAAGCCCTGAATGGTGCGGATCCGACGAACGGTGCGCTCTATTATTACAATCCGAAGATTGCGACGTCGCTGTGGAGCAAGAGCAGGCCGACACTCCTGACGATTGGGCAGCATGATTTTACACAGTAAGATAGGTTGAGAAATGCAGGACAATAATTGAATATCATAATGGACCCCGGCTGTGCCCTGCTGAATGCAGAAGCGTTGCCGGGGTTTTTGTTGGTTTTGACACCCAGTACTACGCATGTGGAAAATATACAATTATCCTCTATCAAATGTTCCTATCAAATTAAAATTGTTAATCATAGTATATATTGTTCGTTAAATTCATAGGAGGTGGTTGATATGATTGAAAAAGCTTTATGTGCGCGTTTAGCCAAAATTATTGGTGGACAGGTAGCAGCGAATAAACCAGCTTGCGTTGTTCAGACTTTGCGGAATCTAAAGGTTAAGATTTTAGGTCGACGCAGTAGATCCCCTTTAACATTACCATTTGCATTATCCGTAGAATCTCGTGACTCCCGTGGGCGCACTCTTAACTTGGGGGAAACCGTAATACTAGAAAGTGAAATCAATCCTTTTGTCTCGGAATTACGTAAGAGAGGTATCAAAGTTACTGCTATTCATAATCACTGGCTTTTCCAAAACATTCAATTCAAATATATCCACTGGGAATCAATTGATAATCCAGTTGCGTTTGTAGAAAAAAGTGCAGCTGCTGCAAGGGCAGTAGGAATACTTCCTAAAAAGACAAAAAAGTAAAATACACGACGTTTTTAATAAATCTGAAAAGGGTAAAAGGCGGATCCATTGGTATCCGTCTTTTTACGTGTTTAGTGTGAAATCCCGTCCCTGAATCGAGTACAAACTGAACACAAATTGACTCTAACATGACCCTATGTTGAACCCACATGGCGGGTTTACCGTGATACTTTACTTGATAATTTTCCTGACTCAGTAGGCATTACTTGAAAGGCTTTATAAATTTACTTCATAATCTTGAATTTTTGTTTTCCGATAACATATTGAAACATACCATCCCCATATACTCTGCTATCAAGGCATAGTCTGCTTATTAAGTGTGCCGAAAGGTGGGATATGGTTTGTCGGATCCTTTTGTTGTCAGATCATTAGATGAGATACGTTTTTGGTCACGCATTATGAAAGAACATTCCCTTTTTCTTCGACTAGGATTTAGGTGTGAAGATACGCAGTTAATTAATGAGGCTAATCAGTTCCATGCTATCTTTGAGGAGATTGAAAGAAGATCACATTCTTTTCAAGCAGATACCGATCCTCAGACAATTAGAGAGTTTAATTCAGAAGTTCACAATGCCGCTGCACACATTTGGGCATTTAAGAGAAAGGTACTCGGGCTTATACTACGGTGTCAACTTCCTGGGGGAACCAATTTCCCTTTGCTTGTAGATCATGTTAGCCGAGAAGCCAATTACTTTAGAAATCGGTTAGAGGAACTCAACAGCGGGAGACTTGAACCATTACCTGATGCGATTATCGATGAAAATGTCTTTTTCCTAAAAATCATGGCAGACCATGCCAAATTTATAGGTCATCTGCTTGATCCATCCGAGCGAAAATTAGTGGAACAAGCAAGGGAATTTAGTCAAGATTTTGATACGCTGATGTTTCAGGCCATCGATTTAAGTTCCATGCGTCCACAATCGCAAACCCATCCATTACTAAGTCAATTTGTTGATGAAAACCGCGTTTCGGTCAAATCATTGCGAGATTTTAAGAAGACTGCGCGCGACTTAATTGACGAGTGTCGAATCAAAAGTATTATTCACCCCTTATTAGCAGATCACGTTTTTCGTGAAGCCGAACGATTCTTGTTTATTCTTGACATGTTTGATCAGTCATTGTCTGGCATGAAGGTAAACAAGAAAGAAATCATGCATTAAAATATAGGGAGGATACTTGATGAAAAAAATAACTTGATTTGTTTTTTATTACATGACTCTGATTCCGGACATTCACATAAACTTTTTCGTTCAGAATTATATGGAATATGGAAAGATCAAGATCGTCCCTCATATGGCTGAAAGGACTCAATGGACAGTTAGCTGTTATCAGACATACAATCGTAGGTCTATGAGAAGCATATGAAGGGCTATTGCTGATTTTAGAAATCGATAACTAAACATGTATGTTGAATATGCTAATTATGAGAATCTATAACGCTTGATTCTTATTCCAAAATCAATTGAATTTTATGAATTGTAATGAGCAAGCCAATCCATTTGTGGGCTGGTTTGTTCATTTTTTAGTTCTGTTCAACGCACCACCACTATGGGAATGAACTTCCTTCGCATTGGAATCATCTAACCTTTCCTGTACAATGAATAACGACAAAAACAACAGTAGTTTAAGGATGGATCAGCATAATGAGAATTATCATATCACCTGCAAAAAAGATGAAGATCGATACCGATCTTATGGCTTGTGAGCAGCCGCATTTTATAAATGAGTCGGAAAAATTACTAAGTCTGCTTCAAAAGTTAACCTATGACGAACTCAAAGCATTGTGGAAGTGTAACGATGCAATCGCCGAACTAAACGTGGAGCGGATTCGGAATATGAATTTAAAGGACCATCTTACGCCAGCCATTTATGCCTATGAGGGCATTCAGTATCAGTATATGGCGCCTGTTGTTTTTCAAAAGGAGGAACTGGAGTATCTGGAGCAGCATTTACGCATATTATCCGGTTTTTATGGCATGTTACGGCCTTCGGATGGAGTTACTCCCTATAGGTTGGAGATGCAGGGCAAGTTGCAAGGTCTGGGGTTTAGCTCCCTTTATCAATTTTGGGGCAGCAAATTAGCAGATCAGCTTCAGTCGGAAAGCAACTGTATTCTGAATTTAGCTTCCAAAGAGTACAGCAAAAACATCACGCCTTTTCTGAGAGAGGAAACCCGGTTTATCACTTGTGTTTTCGGACAAATAGTCGATGGGAAGGTTGTTGAAAAGGCAACCCGGGCCAAGATGGCCAGAGGCGAAATGGTACGGCATATGGCAGAGCGAAAAATTACAGATGTGAGGGATATTAAGGAATTTGATCGGTTAGGTTTTGTTTTCTCAGAAGAGAAGTCGGATGAGAGTAATTATGTATTTATATATTCAGAGGAGAAATAGCGAAAATTCCAACTTTGCTATTAAAAAGAGTGCTAGTTAGCAAGCCAGCGCATCTTATGGGCTGGTTTTTATTTTGATATTGTATTTCAGTATCCTTCACAGAGTGGAGAAGTGAGTTAGGACCGTAGGCAACGCAGGAGCGATTTTTCTATGAGTTTGAACGGTCACGCCCTATACTGGATAAAGCGTTGGAGAGTGTGGTGAAGACCTCCCAAGGAATTGAAGGATATCGTCATGCGTTTTGAGAATGCAGAAGCTGAGCAGTTGAATCTGGGCGGTGCTATTGGTGCCGTGGGTGCGGCAGCGATGAAGAGAAATTCGGTAAATAACACAGGTTCGAATGATAAGGGCTATCGAATGGCACAAGTTAATATGTTTGGAAAGTTAATGTGGCTGCCTGTCAATGAGGATGGTGTTGCAGATCAGGCTGCCCTTCAGGCTTATCAGAGGGATCAGGGGCATCTGGATATCAATCACATGCAAGCTGTGAAGGTAGAACCGCCTGGGGAAGATATCTATGCGATGCAGATCAAGGCATTTGAGATGGGCATTCATCCGATGACAGGCGAACCTGTATCTGATAAGTACGCTCAGATGATGCTAACTTCACTGAAGTTCAGCCAGCTATTCATGGCATTTCAGATGGTTCGTGGGAGTATGTCAGGTGGCAAAGGGCCTATTCGGTTGCCTTCTTCTCATCCAGCTTAGAATCACAAATGAAGGTATCTAAAAACGTAGCAGGACTTAATCGCCGTATATCGGCTTGATGCAGAACTACAAGACCAATTCAAAAATCCCCTTCTCCGTTCCGCCTAAACGGTGGTAATGGAGAAGGGGATTTTGCATTTAGATTATCTTTCGGACCTCACGAACTATCATCTATCTCGCCCCAATATTCGTACCGGATGGCGTACCCGAGCCAATCAGATCACTACCTGCAGCAAGCTTCAGGAAATTGCCTAGAATTGGCGTTCCGTCGATGCTGCGGGTCACCGAAGGCACGAGGGAAATAAAGTCGGCTGCGCTCGCGAGCAGGCCTTTGTCGTTCACGCTCTTTTTGTTTTTCCACCAGACGTTGGTACTGCTGACATCCGTTCCACTTGTTTTGTCACTGGCGCCGCCCTGGAAGGACAGGTTGTTGGTGAAGATATGGGTGCCCACGTCGAAGGCAAAATTGCTTTGGCCGTTGTTCCAAGATGTGTTGTTTTTCATTTGTATGGAACCGGGATTACTGTTGTATGTGAAGCCATGCTTTTTATTATTGAAGGCAATGCTGTTTTCCACAATATGATTCACGGCAATTTTCTCGCCGCCCAGCTTGAAGCCGTTCCCATCACTATCGGTGGTGGATGTACCGTCCGAAGTAGCGCCATTGGCGTACGCAATGCTGTTACGAATCGTGACGACACCGATAGCACCCGTATCTGTTTTGCTGTACAAATCCCATCCATCGTCCACATTGTAGGCTGCAATGCAGCCATCGAAGAGGTTGCCCGGACCTACCGTCAATTTCGCGGCAAAACCGTCCGCATCCTCGCCGTTATCGGGATCATAATTGTCGTGAGAGTAGGAGCGGATGACTTCATTGTAAGCAGGCCATTCACTCTTGGCGGCGGTGGATGCATATCGTCCCAGCTGAATTCCCGTATCCCGATTATGATGAGCCTCGATTTGCTCCAGACGGTTGTAACTGCCCCCGATAAAAATCCCGTTATCGCCTGCCCCTTTTACTTCAAGCCCTTTAACGAACCAGTAGTCCCCGAACATTTGCAAGCCCCGATTCGTGGACGCAAAGGCTTGGGCTGAGAAATCGAAGACAGGCTTTTCCGATCCGTAGGCGACCAGATTTTTGCGCTGTCCTGATGTACCGCTGTTGCCTCGTTCAATGGTGACCGTTTCCGAAAAACTGTAGGTTCCACCTCGCAGATAAATGGTCTTGCCCGGAGCAATCTGAGTCAATGCATATGCGAGTGTGGTTGGGCTTGCCAGTGTTCCCGGGTTACTTGCTGATCCGTTAGGAGCGACATATAAATCACCAGCAGCGAGTGCAGCAGGAGTTGTTGCGGCTGACTGTTCAGACGAATTTTGCACACCACTTTCCGTAAGTTCCATCGCACCAGCTAATCCACCACCTAATAGCAATAGAGGAAAAGCCGTACTCAAACACAGATAAGCCATTTTCGATTTCCATGAACGTTCAGAGCGTACAGATGGATAATTAGAAACAGAAGGGAACCATTTCATTGTGAAACCTCCTTGGTTAATGGGATAGTGCATTTCGGTAAGGCACAGATTCATCGTAAAACGTGTAAGCGTTATCAACAATAATCATCTCATTGGGTCAGCTGCACAAGCTGGTGGGTCAAGCATTGGGGGCCGAACCGCAGTCTGATTAAAAGGTGATGCATAATCCTTTCATTGGCACATAGCCCTGATTTAACGAGCAATCGTCTGAAATGAACGTCCGAGTGGAACTTCGTTTTATAACAAACGGCATAAGAACAACGCTCAATCCACCGAAATGAACCTGAAACTACTTTGAAAATTGAAGAGGAAAGACTGATTGCAAGAGAATCGGTCCATTTGTGCAGCCCAAAAAGCCCCGGTAGCATCTGCATTAGACAGATGGACTACAGGGGCAAGGACTACACAGTGATCCGTTGTATGAATTTGTGCAACTTACATCACTTCTTTTACCACTTAATGTCCCCGCTGACTCTTAATACGGATCTGCTTCATGACCGCGCCGGGATGCTTCATCCACACCTTGCTCATGTTTTGGCTGAACCGTGGCACTATCGTCAGTTGGAACGGAAGCCAGACCTTCAGCTACACGACGACCGTAGTCGGCATCAGCCTGAGTGAAGTGTGAGATCATGCGCTCACGAATGTCCGGTTTACATTTGGAGAGCGCACCGACCAGGTTGCTGACCAATTCGTCTCGTTCCCAATCTTCAAACGCCCGGTACGTATCACCGGCTTGACCAAAGTCGTTAGGGCGCGGAATTTTCTCCCGGACCAGATGACCTTCAATAAGAGGTTCATGCTCCTTGCCCCGCGGAGCCGCTTCGGACAGACCACCCAGAGAAGAAGGTTCGTAGTTCACATGCGGGTTCTGCCCTGGCGCACGATCGACTTTGTACTGCATCTGACCACCGCTTTGGTTGGTAGCTACGCGATTTTTGGGAGCATTCACAGGCAGCTGCAGATAGTTCGCTCCAACCCGGTGACGTTGGGTATCCGAGTAGGAGAAGGTGCGGCCTTGCAGCAATTTGTCATCCGAGAAATCCAGTCCATCCACGAGTACCCCGGTTCCAAATGCAGCTTGTTCCACTTCGTTAAAGTAATCCTCGGGATTGCGGTTCAAGGTCATTTTTCCAACAGGCAAAAACGGAAATTGCTCTGGGGGCCACAGCTTGGTGGGGTCGAGCGGATCAAAGTCCAGTTCCGGATGTTCGCCGTCTTCCATGATCTGAACACACAGCTCCCATTCCGGGTAATCCCCTTGTTCAATCGCATGATACAGATCCAGTGTGGCGTGGTTGAAATTCTGTCCCTGAATCTCGCTGGCGTCTTTTTGCAGCAGGTTTCGTATCCCTTGTTTGAGGGGTTCCCAGTGATATTTAATGAGTACGCCCGTGCCTTCTTGGTTTACCCATTTGTATGTATTGACGCCTGATCCCTGCATTTGGCGATAATTCGCTGGAATTCCCCATGGGGAGAAGAGGAATGTAACCATATGGGTGGCTTCAGGGCTAAGCGAAACGAAGTCAAAAAAACGCTCCATATCCTGTGCATT harbors:
- a CDS encoding carbohydrate ABC transporter permease, translating into MFLKWFNRLILLVYALLIIVPLYFVFVSSFKTSSNFFTSPFSWPDPFTWDNVTGMFRNQPMWQYFGNSLVVTLGTVVIELLLSSMIAYAIVRWGGSVGKIVFGLFVAGLIVPSQVSMLPIYSLTRTLGWSDSLTGLIIVSAAMLMPVSVFMLTGFMRMLNAEILEAGSMDGASEWRLYTRIALPLAAPSLAATATFLLVMVWNDLLIPMLMLSSKSKLTLPLALMQFRGEYVTNYPMMLTGVLVTAIPMIVLFILLQRYFVAGLTAGSLKG
- a CDS encoding MFS transporter — translated: MTKLEVLRNPKQRKLLFSAGMSWLFDAMEVGMISFIVAALAKEWSLSPGQVGVLTSINSIGMALGALLAGALADRFGRKAILMWTLLIFTIASGLSALATGFAVLCVLRLIAGIGLGGELPVASTLVSESMPTAERGRAVVLLESFWAGGWIVSALIANFVIPEYGWRIAFAIGAVPAFYALYLRRVIQDPPRYKQNKAIRKTTFREKVAAVWSAPHRRTTIMLWILWFTVIFSYYGMFLWLPSVVMAKGFTLVKSFQYVLIMTLAQLPGYFTAAYFIERYGRKFVLVVYLTLTAVSAIAFGLATTEAAILTAGICLSFFNLGAWGGLYAYSPELYPDSVRSTGVGLATSVGRIGGVLAPLMVGMLVQREVAISLIFTIFFVTILIGAAAVLFLGRETKGQELAE
- a CDS encoding cell wall hydrolase, which codes for MAAPSAGAQKLEQGVQSEHVLQLQEQLSDLGYFNAGLTGYYGSITKNAVRKFQQAQGLSADGIAGPVTLNRLNKKAKAEGETLRQLAKLIHGEARGESFEGQVAVGAVVLNRVQSDAFPSSIPQVIFQKGQFTAIDDGQFNQKPTQTSYRAARKALNGADPTNGALYYYNPKIATSLWSKSRPTLLTIGQHDFTQ
- a CDS encoding DUF1259 domain-containing protein translates to MIEKALCARLAKIIGGQVAANKPACVVQTLRNLKVKILGRRSRSPLTLPFALSVESRDSRGRTLNLGETVILESEINPFVSELRKRGIKVTAIHNHWLFQNIQFKYIHWESIDNPVAFVEKSAAAARAVGILPKKTKK
- a CDS encoding DUF2935 domain-containing protein, translating into MKEHSLFLRLGFRCEDTQLINEANQFHAIFEEIERRSHSFQADTDPQTIREFNSEVHNAAAHIWAFKRKVLGLILRCQLPGGTNFPLLVDHVSREANYFRNRLEELNSGRLEPLPDAIIDENVFFLKIMADHAKFIGHLLDPSERKLVEQAREFSQDFDTLMFQAIDLSSMRPQSQTHPLLSQFVDENRVSVKSLRDFKKTARDLIDECRIKSIIHPLLADHVFREAERFLFILDMFDQSLSGMKVNKKEIMH
- the yaaA gene encoding peroxide stress protein YaaA — protein: MRIIISPAKKMKIDTDLMACEQPHFINESEKLLSLLQKLTYDELKALWKCNDAIAELNVERIRNMNLKDHLTPAIYAYEGIQYQYMAPVVFQKEELEYLEQHLRILSGFYGMLRPSDGVTPYRLEMQGKLQGLGFSSLYQFWGSKLADQLQSESNCILNLASKEYSKNITPFLREETRFITCVFGQIVDGKVVEKATRAKMARGEMVRHMAERKITDVRDIKEFDRLGFVFSEEKSDESNYVFIYSEEK
- a CDS encoding right-handed parallel beta-helix repeat-containing protein, with the protein product MELTESGVQNSSEQSAATTPAALAAGDLYVAPNGSASNPGTLASPTTLAYALTQIAPGKTIYLRGGTYSFSETVTIERGNSGTSGQRKNLVAYGSEKPVFDFSAQAFASTNRGLQMFGDYWFVKGLEVKGAGDNGIFIGGSYNRLEQIEAHHNRDTGIQLGRYASTAAKSEWPAYNEVIRSYSHDNYDPDNGEDADGFAAKLTVGPGNLFDGCIAAYNVDDGWDLYSKTDTGAIGVVTIRNSIAYANGATSDGTSTTDSDGNGFKLGGEKIAVNHIVENSIAFNNKKHGFTYNSNPGSIQMKNNTSWNNGQSNFAFDVGTHIFTNNLSFQGGASDKTSGTDVSSTNVWWKNKKSVNDKGLLASAADFISLVPSVTRSIDGTPILGNFLKLAAGSDLIGSGTPSGTNIGAR